A section of the Pedobacter sp. HDW13 genome encodes:
- a CDS encoding agmatine/peptidylarginine deiminase has translation MSNFPPRKELNINQFDYSPKQQGYSFPAEWAKHEATWLSWPHKEASWPGKIETIYAPYCQFIKAVAEGEKVRINVKDEEMKAFAIAELKKVDADLTQIEFYFNETNDAWCRDHGPAFVLKANEKAVVDWGYNAWGGKYPPFDQDDVVPTKIAKYFELPLFLPDIVMEGGSVEFNGAGTVLTTTACLLNENRNPHLTKEQIEQYLLEYYGQEQVLWLGDGIVGDDTDGHIDDITRFVNEDTVLTVVESNPLDENYMLLQENLEALKAMKLKDGRALNIVELPMPSPVIYDDTRLPASYANFYIANAAVIVPVFDDVNDQKALDIIQGCFPDRKVIGINSVDIIWGLGSFHCLSQQEPAV, from the coding sequence ATGTCAAATTTTCCGCCAAGAAAAGAACTAAATATTAATCAATTCGATTATTCTCCCAAGCAGCAAGGTTATTCATTCCCTGCCGAATGGGCTAAGCATGAGGCTACCTGGTTAAGCTGGCCGCATAAAGAGGCTTCATGGCCCGGAAAAATCGAAACCATTTATGCGCCTTACTGCCAGTTTATTAAAGCTGTTGCCGAAGGCGAAAAGGTTCGGATCAATGTAAAAGATGAAGAAATGAAAGCTTTTGCAATTGCAGAACTTAAAAAAGTAGATGCCGATTTAACACAGATAGAATTTTATTTTAACGAAACCAACGATGCCTGGTGCCGCGATCATGGCCCTGCATTTGTGTTAAAAGCAAATGAAAAGGCTGTAGTAGATTGGGGTTACAATGCCTGGGGCGGTAAATATCCACCGTTTGATCAAGATGATGTGGTACCCACTAAAATTGCGAAATATTTTGAGCTGCCATTATTTCTTCCAGATATTGTAATGGAAGGTGGCTCGGTAGAATTTAATGGTGCAGGTACAGTTTTAACCACTACAGCTTGCCTGCTCAACGAAAACCGCAATCCCCACCTAACAAAAGAGCAGATAGAACAATATTTGTTGGAATATTATGGTCAGGAGCAGGTGTTATGGTTAGGAGATGGTATTGTGGGCGATGATACCGATGGCCACATTGATGATATTACCCGTTTCGTAAACGAAGATACCGTTTTAACCGTTGTAGAAAGTAATCCACTTGATGAAAACTACATGCTGTTACAGGAAAACCTGGAAGCTTTAAAAGCAATGAAACTGAAAGATGGTCGTGCGTTAAACATTGTTGAATTGCCAATGCCGTCACCAGTAATTTATGACGATACCCGCTTACCAGCATCTTATGCAAACTTTTACATTGCCAATGCGGCGGTAATTGTTCCGGTTTTTGACGATGTGAATGACCAAAAGGCTTTGGATATTATTCAGGGCTGTTTTCCAGATCGTAAGGTAATTGGTATCAATTCGGTAGATATTATCTGGGGTTTGGGTAGTTTTCATTGCCTGAGCCAGCAAGAGCCAGCTGTATAA
- a CDS encoding SPFH domain-containing protein: MESLISNYWWVLVALLCLVLYKYILRFLFGMVIVPEDRIGLITKKFVLFGSDRELPDGRIIAIKGEAGFQGKTLAPGLYFGMWFWQYSVTMEQFTVIPEGKIGLIMAKDGAEIPTGNILGQKVESDNFQDAVKFLENGGQRGRQTSYITSGSYRINTMLFQVSVTDMIRIQESMVGIVTTLDGLPIEANQIAGKLVEGHNNFQDFDAFIKQGGNRGLQPQVILAGSYNLNPWAIQLEEIPMTEIAIGYVGVVISFIGTDGNDLTGADFKHGNIVGKGSKGVWLEPLGPGKYPINKYIMKVELVPTTNLVLNWASARSEAHNLDKNLSTITVRSRDGFPFNLDVAQIIHVPTTEAPKVIARFGNMVNLVSQVLEPTIGNYFRNSAQGSDVIAFLSTRKERQESAKEHIRKVLDEYNVNAVDTLIGDIVPPESLMKTLTDRKIAEEQKVTYETQKQAQETRQGMEKETAIADMQKDIVKAQQSVEIAERTASATVKKSEGDAAGVKLAVGAEAEATKMRAHAEAEATKARAQADSEAIKLRASAEAEQISLTGSAEAGKILAVGKSTAEAYELAVKALGGENFTRYKITEELSKGNVKLIPDVLIGGNANAGGSAMDGLLGLKLMELMDPEKRKEVVAVAEIVETKTKPKRDNINP, translated from the coding sequence ATGGAATCGCTCATTTCAAATTACTGGTGGGTTTTAGTGGCACTGTTGTGCTTAGTTTTATACAAATATATTTTACGTTTCCTATTCGGGATGGTCATCGTACCCGAAGACAGGATTGGATTAATAACCAAAAAATTTGTGCTCTTCGGATCGGATCGGGAGCTGCCCGACGGGCGCATTATCGCCATTAAAGGCGAAGCTGGTTTTCAGGGAAAAACCCTGGCGCCGGGATTATATTTCGGGATGTGGTTTTGGCAATACAGCGTAACCATGGAGCAATTTACCGTTATTCCCGAAGGTAAAATCGGCCTCATTATGGCCAAAGATGGGGCAGAGATCCCAACAGGGAATATTTTGGGGCAGAAAGTAGAGTCTGATAACTTTCAGGATGCGGTTAAGTTTCTCGAAAACGGCGGGCAGCGAGGTAGGCAAACGTCCTATATCACTTCTGGTTCGTACCGTATCAATACCATGTTGTTTCAGGTTTCGGTTACCGATATGATCCGCATTCAGGAAAGTATGGTAGGCATTGTAACAACCCTGGATGGTTTACCGATCGAAGCCAACCAGATTGCAGGTAAACTGGTAGAAGGACACAATAACTTCCAGGATTTTGATGCCTTTATTAAACAAGGCGGTAATCGTGGTTTACAGCCGCAGGTAATTTTGGCAGGTTCTTATAACCTCAATCCATGGGCCATCCAGCTGGAAGAAATCCCGATGACTGAAATTGCCATAGGTTATGTTGGAGTAGTTATTTCGTTTATTGGTACTGATGGCAATGATTTAACCGGAGCCGATTTTAAACACGGGAATATTGTGGGCAAGGGATCGAAAGGGGTTTGGTTAGAGCCGCTTGGTCCCGGTAAATACCCGATTAATAAATACATTATGAAGGTAGAGCTGGTACCCACAACCAATTTGGTGTTAAACTGGGCATCGGCACGCAGCGAGGCGCATAACCTGGATAAAAATTTATCAACTATAACAGTGCGTTCGAGAGATGGTTTCCCTTTTAATCTGGATGTGGCGCAAATCATTCACGTTCCTACAACAGAAGCGCCAAAAGTAATTGCCCGTTTTGGTAACATGGTTAACCTGGTTTCGCAGGTATTAGAGCCAACTATTGGTAACTATTTCCGCAACTCGGCTCAGGGCAGCGATGTAATTGCGTTCCTGAGTACCCGTAAAGAACGTCAGGAATCGGCAAAAGAACATATCCGCAAGGTGCTTGATGAGTATAATGTGAATGCGGTTGATACTTTGATTGGTGATATTGTGCCACCAGAATCGTTAATGAAAACCTTAACCGACCGTAAAATAGCCGAAGAGCAGAAGGTAACTTACGAAACGCAAAAGCAGGCACAGGAAACGCGTCAGGGGATGGAAAAAGAAACTGCTATTGCCGATATGCAGAAGGATATTGTGAAAGCACAACAAAGCGTTGAAATTGCCGAACGAACCGCAAGTGCTACGGTTAAAAAATCGGAAGGTGATGCAGCAGGGGTAAAACTGGCTGTTGGTGCAGAGGCCGAGGCTACCAAAATGCGTGCGCACGCCGAAGCTGAGGCCACAAAAGCTAGGGCACAGGCTGATTCGGAAGCGATTAAGTTACGTGCATCGGCCGAGGCAGAGCAGATTTCGTTAACAGGTAGCGCCGAAGCAGGTAAAATTTTAGCAGTGGGTAAATCTACAGCAGAGGCTTACGAGCTTGCGGTTAAGGCTCTGGGAGGTGAAAATTTCACCCGTTATAAAATTACCGAAGAGTTATCAAAAGGTAATGTAAAACTGATCCCTGATGTATTAATTGGTGGAAATGCAAATGCCGGTGGTTCGGCCATGGATGGCTTGCTGGGACTTAAACTGATGGAGTTAATGGATCCGGAAAAACGTAAGGAAGTGGTTGCCGTAGCAGAAATTGTAGAAACCAAAACTAAACCTAAAAGGGATAACATTAATCCTTAA
- a CDS encoding carbon-nitrogen hydrolase yields the protein MKKVKVGLVQMTCTKDKQENLDKAITKVREAAAKGAQIVCLQELFTSLYFCDVEDYDNFDLAEAIPGPSTDALQVVAKELGVVIIASLFEKRAEGLYHNTTAVLDADGSYLGKYRKMHIPDDPAFYEKFYFTPGDLGYKVFETKFAKIGILICWDQWYPEASRITALMGADIMFYPTAIGWATDQDEETNQDQYNAWQTIQRSHAVANGVPVVSVNRVGFEQDGAMKFWGGSFATNAQGKLLYLGSHDLEETEVVELDLSESDFFRKHWPFLRDRRIDSYQPITKRYIDGD from the coding sequence ATGAAGAAGGTAAAAGTTGGCCTGGTGCAGATGACCTGTACTAAAGATAAGCAGGAAAATTTAGATAAAGCGATTACAAAAGTAAGGGAAGCCGCCGCAAAAGGTGCACAAATTGTGTGTTTGCAGGAGCTTTTCACTTCGTTGTATTTCTGCGATGTTGAAGACTATGATAATTTTGATCTGGCAGAGGCTATTCCAGGTCCATCGACTGATGCCTTGCAGGTAGTTGCCAAAGAACTGGGTGTGGTAATTATTGCTTCCCTGTTCGAAAAACGTGCTGAAGGCTTGTACCACAACACTACTGCTGTTTTAGATGCCGATGGCTCATATTTGGGTAAATATCGAAAAATGCATATTCCTGACGATCCTGCTTTTTACGAGAAATTTTATTTTACACCAGGTGATTTAGGCTACAAGGTTTTCGAAACCAAATTTGCTAAAATCGGTATCTTGATTTGTTGGGATCAATGGTATCCTGAAGCATCGCGCATCACTGCGTTAATGGGAGCAGATATCATGTTCTATCCAACCGCAATTGGCTGGGCTACCGATCAGGATGAAGAAACCAATCAGGACCAATACAATGCATGGCAAACCATTCAGCGCTCGCACGCAGTGGCCAATGGTGTTCCGGTAGTAAGTGTAAACCGTGTAGGTTTTGAGCAAGATGGTGCAATGAAATTCTGGGGAGGTAGTTTTGCTACAAACGCGCAGGGTAAACTGCTCTATTTAGGTTCTCACGATTTAGAAGAAACAGAAGTAGTAGAACTGGATTTATCGGAATCTGATTTCTTCCGTAAACACTGGCCTTTTTTAAGAGACAGAAGAATCGATTCGTATCAGCCGATTACTAAAAGATATATTGACGGCGACTAG
- a CDS encoding TlpA disulfide reductase family protein: MKKYLTIICLFFFIKPAFSQDLRLTGTVINSKESTITFMRHDASIITGIRSDKRYKAKLNDQGKFDIVLPVETISKWLVEIGSDRYDVFVLIPNENVNILIDAKEDGLMMGTTATGPHAANFNYFGYYLKKNREKYPSETYAARTAKLDVLEYIKLQEEVSRYDLKMLGEYMKSFKLTNDYYHWLKATYKYSPYNNAIEWVRGKRQITDPTAFKLITAQLGNDDYAAKNCIEYNYLLAYYMHYEFNGLSYPIDGIKFIAFVNETDFNEVTRSVALTRIMVSFATLRNDSSYNAIFNQFNACVKDKELLKLVIDSRNAQLGQMSNRIKENISQASSLNQILNKYKGKLIYLDFWGSWCAPCRAEMPNAARLREKLKGRDIVFVYFGYKDVQDKWLAAQQELKIEGEHYLLTPDQISEANDLFEIRGVPRYVIIGKDGTLINKNANRPGKVYEELDKLAAK, from the coding sequence ATGAAGAAATACCTCACGATTATTTGCTTATTTTTTTTTATAAAACCAGCCTTTTCACAAGACCTAAGACTAACGGGTACGGTAATTAACTCAAAAGAAAGTACCATTACCTTTATGCGCCACGATGCTTCAATAATAACAGGTATCAGATCAGATAAAAGATACAAGGCAAAATTAAATGATCAAGGTAAATTCGATATTGTTTTGCCTGTTGAAACGATCTCAAAATGGTTGGTAGAAATCGGCAGCGACCGTTATGATGTATTCGTACTTATCCCGAATGAAAATGTAAACATTTTAATAGATGCCAAAGAGGATGGCTTAATGATGGGCACGACAGCAACAGGACCTCATGCAGCCAATTTCAATTATTTTGGTTATTATCTTAAAAAGAACCGAGAAAAGTATCCATCAGAAACTTACGCAGCTAGAACAGCTAAACTAGATGTCTTGGAGTATATAAAGTTACAGGAAGAGGTGTCTCGATATGACTTAAAGATGTTGGGAGAATATATGAAATCTTTCAAACTAACAAATGATTATTACCATTGGCTGAAAGCAACTTATAAATATAGTCCTTATAATAATGCTATAGAATGGGTAAGGGGAAAAAGGCAAATAACAGACCCCACAGCATTTAAACTCATTACTGCACAATTGGGTAATGACGATTATGCAGCCAAAAATTGTATCGAATACAATTATCTTTTAGCGTATTACATGCATTACGAATTTAATGGGCTAAGCTATCCTATTGATGGGATCAAATTTATAGCCTTTGTAAATGAAACGGACTTTAATGAAGTAACCAGGTCAGTTGCGCTTACACGCATAATGGTAAGCTTTGCGACATTGAGAAATGATAGTTCATACAATGCGATTTTTAATCAGTTTAATGCCTGTGTAAAAGACAAAGAACTATTAAAGTTAGTTATAGATTCCAGAAATGCCCAATTAGGCCAAATGAGCAATAGAATAAAAGAAAACATTAGCCAGGCCAGTAGCTTAAACCAGATTTTGAATAAATATAAAGGCAAGCTAATCTATTTGGACTTTTGGGGAAGTTGGTGTGCTCCTTGTCGTGCGGAGATGCCTAACGCAGCCAGATTGAGGGAGAAACTAAAAGGAAGAGATATCGTATTTGTCTATTTTGGCTATAAGGATGTTCAAGATAAATGGTTGGCTGCTCAACAAGAACTTAAAATTGAGGGGGAGCATTATTTGTTAACCCCAGACCAGATCTCAGAAGCTAATGATTTGTTTGAAATAAGAGGCGTTCCCCGTTACGTGATCATTGGAAAAGATGGTACGTTAATCAATAAAAATGCAAATAGGCCTGGCAAGGTCTATGAAGAGCTAGATAAGCTTGCAGCAAAATAA
- a CDS encoding cysteine-rich CWC family protein, with amino-acid sequence MSAHIHSAKHEIISCERCGSAIECKANAYTKCQCSVVQLSINEVQHISELYDGCLCAKCLFELQQEYREEIGA; translated from the coding sequence ATGTCTGCACACATCCATAGCGCCAAACACGAAATCATTTCTTGTGAAAGATGCGGATCGGCTATTGAGTGCAAGGCCAATGCTTACACCAAATGTCAGTGTAGCGTAGTACAACTCAGTATAAACGAAGTGCAGCATATTTCTGAGCTGTATGATGGTTGTTTATGTGCCAAATGCCTGTTTGAATTACAACAGGAATACCGTGAAGAAATAGGCGCTTAA